From Phragmites australis chromosome 5, lpPhrAust1.1, whole genome shotgun sequence, a single genomic window includes:
- the LOC133918328 gene encoding uncharacterized protein LOC133918328, translated as MREASGMPGEEDVRKVSRQDIQLVQNLIERCLQLYMNQKEVVDTLSFHAKIEPSFTELVWQKLEEENREFFKAYYARLMLKNQIMVFNKLLEDQYQIMSKEHPSGVPSMPPTAPNGSNSSTLNQNVCFLPDTTPSTAMPDSLLRNGNPSGVVNGAPSSDQFIYAGKVVHGLPSGMDASASLLAAHNSTVGQFNGHNGTTIKTESSYSSNSDFPFVSENTFLEQSVGDVSGGSFSSSELNGQPMGDPILDMDSSSYGFLSQIPRNFSFSDLTEDFSQSAEILENYGRSPFIPSETNNFSESTAGEHIEIGNRRLDTISEGVNFEDFRID; from the exons ATGAGAGAGGCGTCAGGCATGCCGGGGGAAGAGGACGTCCGCAAGGTCTCGCGCCAGGACATTCAGCTG GTCCAGAATCTCATTGAGCGTTGCCTTCAGCTCTACATGAACCAGAAAGAAGTGGTTGATACTTTATCTTTCCACGCAAAAATAGAACCTAGTTTCACTGAGCTTG TCTGGCAGAAACTTGAGGAAGAGAATCGTGAGTTTTTTAAGGCATACTATGCGAGGCTCATGCTTAAGAATCAAATAATGGTCTTCAATAAGCTACTTGAAGATCAGTATCAGATTATGAGTAAAGAGCATCCTTCTGGAGTACCTTCTATGCCTCCTACTGCTCCTAATGGCTCTAACTCAAGCACAT TGAATCAAAATGTGTGCTTTCTGCCGGACACTACCCCCAGTACTGCAATGCCAGATAGCTTGCTGCGCAATGGAAATCCTAGTGGTGTAGTAAATGGTGCTCCATCCAGTGATCAATTTATCTATGCTGGTAAAGTTGTTCATGGTCTTCCTAGTGGCATGGATGCTTCAGCAAGCCTGCTAGCAGCACATAATTCAACTGTTGGGCAGTTTAATGGACACAATGGAACAACAATAAAGACAGAGTCTAGCTACTCGAGCAACTCAGATTTTCCATTCGTTAGCGAGAACACCTTCCTAGAGCAATCAGTTGGAGATGTATCTGGTGGATCCTTTAGTAGCTCTGAGTTGAATGGACAACCAATGGGTGATCCAATTTTGGACATGGATTCATCATCGTATGGTTTCTTGAGCCAGATTCCTCGTAATTTCAGCTTTTCAGATTTAACAGAGGATTTCAGCCAAAGTGCAG AAATACTAGAGAATTATGGCCGATCCCCTTTCATCCCTTCCGAGACAAATAACTTCTCAGAGTCTACTGCTGGAGAACATATAG AAATAGGAAATAGACGGCTAGATACTATATCCGAGGGTGTTAATTTTGAAGATTTCAGAATTGATTAA